GCTCAGCCTGCTGCTCAGTCCGTCCGTTCGGCGCGTGACCATGCTGCCCTCGTAGCGGGACATGCTCAGGCGGCTGAGGCCCGACTGATGGGCCGCAAAAGCAAAAGCTTCCATGGCCAGCGCGCCGAGAATACCTGCTTTCACCGTTCTCGCGATGCGGATCATCAGGGCCTCCTTTGACGATCACTCCAAGGGAAAGACTGATACCAGAAGTGGCTTTCGCACGGCGAACCGCACGGAAACGAACCAGGTGTCAGGCTGAACTCCGGGGTCCACTGCTCTGAGTCTCTGGCACGAGGGACAAGAAGCAAGGGACAATCTGGCGCGTTCACCTTGGCGTGCCCTGACCCCTTTCCAGGGTGAACCCCGAAAGGACCATCCATACAAAACGAGCACGACCCGAGCGTGCTCTCTGCACGTACTGGACCCAGGGCTTCAGGAGCGGGCGGCACTTCTGGCTCCCACAGTCTGTGTGAGGTCCTGGGGGCGGGGTGGATGGAGTTCGCGGTCCATCACACGCAGCACGGCGTCCGTCACCATCCCGAGGACAATGTGCTCGACCAGGCCGCGCGCGTGCGCCTGCCACGGGTAAGCGCGCGGACCGCCAGACAGTTTCAAAAGCGGGTTCACCAATTCGTCGTTCATGGCGAACAGGCTCAGGCCGTACAGGAATCCTTGCGCCTTGGAAAGCTCCCTGAATCGGTGGCGCAGCACGCCGTACAGTGCGGCTGGCAGAATGCCCAGGGCGAAATGCGCGGTGACGCCCCACGGATTGGGCTGCGGCGGAACGAGCTGCTTCCCCAGGGCGTTCGCCACTCGGTTGGCGATGTTGTGCGCAGGATCCATGCCGTTCGGGCGGGCCTCGAGCTCCTGCTGCAGTGCCCGCTCGTCTTCTCGCAGGTACATGTACCAGCCGATGCGGTCCATCATCCAGACGCCCGCTGCTCCCGCAACTGTCCCTTTGATGGCCTCGTTCAGGACGTTCACCGCTGATGAGTTCATGCAGTCCTCGCTCCCCTGCGCCTGACGGGCGCCCACTGGCTTCACTGATAAGGCTGGCCGTCCTGGTTTCCGCAGCTATTTTTCAACCTAATACGGTCTTGCGTTGAGGATCTTCCGAGGAGCATGCTGAGGCGTGCCCCCCGAAGTTCGTTTGAAGCCGCACTTGACCTCGGATGAATTGCGCAAGTGCTATCGGTGCTGTGCTCACCCTGCCGACAAGACACGCTGGCACGCCTTGTGGTTGATCTCGCAAGACAAGGCCAATCGCCACGTCGCGCAAGTCGTCGACCGTTCGCATACTTGGGTCAACGACCTGGTGCGTGCCTACAACGAAGGCGGACCCAACGCCGTACCCACCCACAAGCGTGCAGGCGAAGCACGCGGCGGCAAGAAAGCGGTCTTGGACGTCAGCGGCGTCTTGGAACTCGGGCAAGCGCTCGACACCGAGGCACCGCCAGGCGGGGGACTGTGGACGGGCGCAAAGGTCGCGGCTTGGATTGCAGCGAAGACGGGCCATCGTCCTGACCAAGCGACCGGCTGGCGATACTTGCAAAAGCTCGGTTACAGCCAGCAAACGTCGCGTCCCGCGCATCCCCAGGCGGCCAGCAAGGAAGAGCAAGCGGCGTTCCAAAAAAAATCCTCGCACTGAGTGCCAAGCTCCAAGCCGAACATCCGGACAAGGACGTGCGGTTGTGCTTTCAGGACGAGGCGCGGTTCGGTCTCAAGCCCACGTCTCGCCGTCTGTGGGCCAAGAAAGGTCAGCGACCGACGGCGCCCAGTACCGTCAAGTACCAGTGGACGTACCTGTACGCAGTCGTCGAGCCTGCGCTGGGTCGGGTGTTCTGGTTCGTATTGCCGAAGGTTGACACGTGCGTCATGAGCGTCTTCTTGCGCGCCTATGCGGCTTCACTACCCGAGAAGGTCATCGCCCTGCTCGTGCTTGACGGTGCAGGCTGGCATTCGACCAGGAAACTCAAGGTGCCCGACAACATCGTGTTGGCCGTCTTGCCACCCTACTCGCCCGAACTCAACCCAGCTGAACGCTTGTGGACCTTGGTGCGTGAGGCGACGCACCACCAGACCTTCACTGATCTCGACGCCCTCGAACAGCGGCTGTGCACTCGCTGCGTGGAACTCGATGCACAGCCACAGGTCATTTCATCCGCAACGGCCTACTTGGGCTACTACCCTGAAAGTTCATGAATGCAATACCGTATAAGTGCTATGAGTGCGGCTCTTGTGTACCCACCGTAAAGCGCCGTTTATCCAACCGGCCGACCTGACACTTCGTACGTTGCGGGAGGACGGTATCGGAGACACAGTTGCCCGTCAGGCAAGACGAACGGCCGCCAGGCTTCCAGCGACCTGTACGTCTTCCTGCACCACCTCCAAGCTGAGTTCTCACCGTAATCGGGTGGATCACGTCAGGCAGCCCGGCAGCCAATGCTCACGAAAAGGCAGGTGCGGCGTCCACGTGGACGCCGCACCTGCCTTTTCGGTAATCTCAGCCTTGACGCTGCTTGTGCTTGACGTTCTCGCAGATCACCAGAACGCGCCCGTGGCGGCGGACGATGCTGCATTTGTCGCAGATGGGCTTGACGCTGCTTCTCACTTTCATGGTTTTCTCCATTGCCTGCTCTTCGGACCCAACGTGCGAGGTCCACGAGCATTTCGGGTGTGTCGTCGGGTGCGCGGAACGCACCACAAGAGTATAGCAGAACACGAAAGAAATCTGCGCAAACCGCACGCAGGTTCGGCACTTGAAGGCTGCCTGTTCAAGGTGCCGCCAAAGCCCCGCGTTAAGGCATAGAGCGCAATCCTTGTCGTTCGAGGTCCGTCAGAACGTGAGTACGGTGTACCCCTCGCGCACCAGGGCCGCGAGGCTGGCGTGCTGCTTGTATTCGCTCAGTGCCGGAATGCCGGCCTCGGTAATCGTGTCCAGGACGCCGTGCGACCGGGCACACAGCTTGCACGCCCCACGTACCTGGGGACGTACCCGCTCGAACAAGGTGTGCAGGCGGCTCTCGGAGTCGAGCACGGCCGCGAGGCTCTCGGTGCCGCTCCCGTCGAACACCACCGTCACGTCATCTCCACTCTCGATGAGTTCCTCGGCAGTCACGAGCGCCCGGTATACCCGGGCGCTGTCACGTTTGATGTCTTCAAAAATAACAAGGGCAATCTTGAGGGGTGCAGTCATGGTAAATCCTTTCAGGGAAAAGAGGGGTTGACCCGGGCGGGCTGCTGCTGAGATTCACGTTTGAATTTCAGCAGCTCGCGTTTCCTTTGCATGGCCCGGCGGTGGCGTGGGAGGCCGGGTGTACTTCGGCGCCCTTACAGGCTGGAGTGATCTTTGACGGCCACTTCGAGCCGGTCCTTGATACTCGCGTAAAATGCGTCCACCTGCTCGGGCTGCTCGATGTTTTTCCTGAAGAATGCCCGGCGTTCCTCGGGAGCGGTGATGATGTCGGTCTGATCCGCCTTGAGACCGTCTATGACAATCCGGGCGACTTCGTCCGCCGTCTGGTAATGGAAGCCGAGCTCGGGCCCCGCGGCGTTGCTTTCCATCATGGCCGTGCGGGTCGCCCCGGGAAACACGGTGTGGACGCTGACACCCTCACCCTGCAGCTCGCGCCGCAGCGCTTCCCCGAACCGCGCGATGCCGGCCTTGGTGGCTGCGTACACCTGGTAGAAGGGCCCACCGACCAGGCCAAAGCCGCTGGAAATGTTCACCACGGCGCCTCCCCCATCGCCCCGCAGGGCTGGGAGCGCCACGCGCGTCAGCAGGATCGGGGCGGTGAGATTCAGGTTGATCATCGCCAGGATGTCCTCAGGGGTGAGGTTTTCCAGACGGCCCGCACGGACGTTCCCGGCGTTGTTCACCAGCATGTCGAGCCGGCCAAAGGTGTCCACAGCCTGCCGGACAGCGCGTTCCTGCACGGCCGGATCAGTGATGTCACCGATGACGCCCGTGGCCTGAGCGCCTTCTCGGATGACGCGGTCCACCGTGGCCTGTAGGGCGTCCGCACGGCGCGCGACGAGGGTCAGGCGCGTACCTTCGCGGGCAAAGTGCTCAGCAAGGGTGGCGCCGATGCCACCACTTGCGCCGGTGATCAGGATGCTGCGTTCCTGGAGATTCATGCTGGCATCTTCCTGCCCGACTGCCGCAAACGTAGTGATGCACGCCGCATTGCCGCGCGTCCACCGACATCCATCAACGTGCGGGAAGCTCAACCTCGATGGGCGTCAAACTTCCCGCACGTTCGGCAGGATGGTCAAGCAGTTCCTGACGCACAGCCCGGTGATGGCGCCCTGCGGCGGGCCCGCGCCAAGAACCGGTTCTTGCTCCGGTCTGCGTCGGTTATTCCATCTCGGGGTCGGCTGTGCGGCGTCCCGAAGCGCGGATGTCGAGGTTGAGGTACTCCGGGCGGTGGTAATGCCCCGTCACGTCCAGGGTCATGCGTTCTTGCAGATTGCGCCGCAGATCGAGCTCCGCCACCAGAATTCCAGGCTCGTCGTACAGGGGCTCGACGACGTAGGCTCCGTCCGGTCCGATGATGGCGCTGCCACCCCGCATTACCAGCGTGTCCATGTTGGCTTGCAGTTCGGGCAGCAGCTCCAGCCCCGGCGGCAGCGCCGACGCGCGCATCAGGCTTCCCGCGGCGAGAACGAAACAGCGGCCTTCGAAGGCGTAGTGACGGCTGGCGATGTGGTGCATTTCCTTGACGGTCGGCCAGGTGGCCACATGAATGTCTTCCGCCTGTTCGTGCAGGGCCTGACGGGCCAGCGGCATCCAGTGCTCCCAGCACACCAGGCTTCCCACACGGCCGACGGGAGTGTCGACGACGCGCAGTCCGTCCGCGTCACCTGGTCCCCACACCAGGCGTTCGGTGTAGGTGGGAACGAGCTTGCGGTGGTGGTTGAGCACCTTTCCTTCCGGGCCGATCGTGAGGATGGTGTTGTACAGCGTGCCGTGTCCGCGTCCTGTGGACACGCGCTCGATCATGCCGACCACCAGGGTCGCCCTGGCAGAGCGGGCCGCGTCGCGCAGCCGGTCGACGGCAGGACCGGGCAGGGCGACGCTGTTCTCCATCATCTGCGCAAAGGCTTCCTTGACCGGAAGATGGTCCCACAAGGCCACATCACGCGCGATGTCGAGCCAGGCGGGATAACCAGGCAGCCAGGTCTCGGGAAAGGCGATGAGCTGCGCGCCCTTCGCGGCGGCCTGATGGCAGAGTTCGGCGGTGAGTTCCAGGCCCCGCTCGAGGTCAGGAGCCACTTCCGCCTGCACGACGGCGACAGTGACGCTCATGCTGGCCGTCCGTGGGGAGAGGTGCCCCTTCGAGTGGACAGCTGCGGCATAAGGGCCATTCCCGATCTCGCGCGGCCAACCTCGTCCAAACAGGGATTCATCCACCAAGCCTAGCAAGACCTCAATGTGAACGATCCGGGCGTGAGCCACGCAGTGCAAGAACTTTACGCCCCTGAATGGTCGCTCCGGCTCTCGAGGTGTATCTCTGTCCAGTCCGGGCTGCGCGTGCAGTGAGCCACTCCACCGGCACAGGCGCAGTTCATCCGTGGGGTCATACTTATTTTCTCGTCTGACGTGCAAATGTCGTCATAATTGACGCCGTGGCCGATTCCGTCCCGCTCGCCGTGATCGTGCTGACCTTCCTGTTCGCGGGATTCGTCAAGGGTGTGGTCGGCTTCGGTCTTCCATCGGTGGCTTTGGCAGTCCTGACCGCCGTGATCGGGCTTCACCCGGCCATGGCGCTGCTGCTCATGCCGTCCCTGATGACCAACCTCTGGCAGGCCTGCCAGGGCGGTCACTTTCGAAAAATTCTCAGGCGCGTGTGGCCCTTCCTGCTGGTCGCAACCCTCACGGTTTGGGTGGGAGCGCAGGCACTCAGGCGAGTCGATGTCTGGGTCCTCTCAGCGCTTCTCGGCGTACTGCTGGTGGCTTACGCGCTCGTCGGACTGCGCGGTCCGCGTATCAGGATTCGCCCTGCCTGGGAGATGTGGGCGGGTCCGCTGCTGGGAGCGGTGAACGGGGTACTGACAGGTCTCACCGGATCGTTCGTGTTTCCGGGCGTGCTGTACCTGCAGGCCATCGGTCTGCCGCGCGACTCCCTGGTGCAGGCGATGGGATTGCTGTTCACCACCTCGACGATTGGGCTCACGCTGGCGCTGGGAAGTCAGGAACTCCTTACCGCACAACTCGGGCTGCTGTCTGCCGCCGGCGTGGTGCCCGCCGTCGTCGGAATGATGCTCGGGCAGAAGGTAAGGCACCGGATCGCCGAAGGTCACTTCCGGCAGGTGTTTCTGATGGCACTGCTGCTGCTGGGTCTGTACATCGTCTTCACTTCTTTTTAGAGCATTTGTCATAGGGATGAGAGGGGCAGAGCGTGGTGGAACCAGCCAAGGATGTCGTTCGGAGTCACAGCACGCAAAGCAAAACCCAAAGCCTCGATCACTGTCTCCGTGGTCCTGGCCGCAGCTTTCCGCAACAAGGCTTTGAGTTTGGAGAACAACATCTCGATGGGATTGAAATCCGGGCTGTACGGCGGGAAATACACCAGCTGGCAGCCTCGCGCCTCGATCAACGCTCGGACCTTCGCTCCCTGATGCGACGACAGATTGTCCATCAGCACCGTCTGCCCGCTTTGCAAGGTCGGGCACAGCACCTGATCCACGTACGACTCGAACACCGCAGCATTCACCGCTCCTTCGATCACCAGTTCCGCCTGCGAGCCCCGCGAGCTCATGGCACACAGCAAGGTGAGGTTCTTGCCGGTGTTTCTCGGAACGCGGGCAAAGGCTCGCTGATTTCGTGGGGCCCTGGCATAGACGCGACTCATCCCGGTGTGGAAGCCACTTTCGTCGAAGCACACCAGGTCGTGCAGCTTCAGTCCAGTTATCTCATTCACAAAGGCGGCTCGAGCTTCAGGGGACTGTTCAGTGGCGCGGACGGTCTTTTTTTCTCGTGATTGAGAGCCGTTCGAACATGCGGTCCATGGTTTTGATGCTGACCCGCACGCCATGCTGCTCGAAGTAGTACTCCACGTGCTTAGCAAGGGTCGCATCGGGGTACTGCTCCACCTGGGCTCGTAGGACAGCATGGCTGGCTTCTCCCAGGATTCGTACCCGGCCTTTGTGCCGGACTGGCGCCAGGGGCTGGCCTGCAGCGTGAGCCCGCACATAGCTGCGTACCGCTGATTCACTCAGCCGGAAGGTGCGGGCCACTTGCGCGATCACTGGCGTGTCCTGGTATGCCGCCACCACTCGCTCTCGTAAATCCAACGAATACGCCCTCATCCTTCTATCCTACGGACAAATGCTCTAGGGCGCACCGGGGCAAACGGAAAAGATCGAGGGCGACAAACCCGCCATTGCCGGACTCAACACGGGGCCGCTCGCCGCGTCATCCGGCTGGTGCTGACGCGGGGGTAACACGCGACCCCCTTGCCATTCAAAAGCGTGAGAGAAGGCAGTGAGCGCCGGATAGATAGGGCGACAGTTTCGATCTAACCGGCGCCAGTCACAGGTCGCCGTCCGCATACCTGAACGCCACGACGGCGATGCCTGTGCCTCACGGGCAATCCGGTCGCCGCCCTATCCGGCGCTTTCGTACACTGCGGCGCTTTCGTACACTGCAACGTCATGCTCGAACAGCATGCGCACGGTGACCCGGATGGGTTTCCTTGACTCAGGAAGGACCACTGGTCTGCTGCGAGAGCCGCAGAGCCGCCTCGACCAGGACTTTCACACCATGACTGAGGGCTTGCTCATCAATTGCGAATTTTGGGTGGTGATGCGGAGCGGAGATTCCCGCCTGCTCGTTGCGCGCACCAATGAAGATAAAGGTACCAGGCGCTTTCGTCTGGTAGGCGCTGAAGTCTTCTCCACCCATAGTGGGTTGAGCCTCGATCAAGGCGTCCGGGCCGAGCGTGTCACGAACCACGCTCCGGAGGACGTCGGTCACTTCCGGGTCGTTGACCGTCGCGCGGTATCCGAAGGTGTAATTCAGTTGGTACGAGGCCCCGAACCCGTCCGTCAACCCCTGCACGAGTCGCTCCATCAAGCGCGGAATCTGCTCTCTCAAGCTCGCGTCGAAGGTTCGTACGGTTCCGGTGAGCACAGCCGAGTTGGGAATGATGTTGTGCGCCGTTCCCGACTGGAACGTTGTCACACTCACCACTGCCGGCTCGAGTGGATCGCGCTGCCGGGAGACGATGGTCTGCAAGGCCGTGACGATATGCGCGGCAATGACGATCGGGTCGACCGTTTCGTGCGGCATGGCGCCGTGTCCGCCTTTCCCGATGACCGTCAGTTCGAAGGTATCCGGCGCGGCCATGAGGGGGCCAGATTTCAGGGCGACCAAACCAACCGGTATCGGGGAAAACAAATGGGCGCCGACGGCAACATCAACGCCATCCATCACGCCGGCATCCACGACCTGCTGAGCACCACCCGGAAAGAGTTCCTCGGCATGCTGAAAGATGAAACGCACCTCGCCATGCAGCGCCCGCGATTGTTCGGAGAGGACTTTGGCGGCACCGAGCAGCATGGCGGTATGGCCGTCGTGTCCACAGGCGTGCATCACGCCGTCGTTCTGAGATGCGAAGTCATATTCGGTTTCTTCTTGGATGGGCAGAGCGTCCATGTCCGCGCGGAGCAGGACGGTGCGGCCCGGGCCGGCCTGGCCTTGCAAGACCGCAAGGATACTGGTTGGGGTGGGCCTGGTGATGATCAGGCCGTTCATTTCACGCAGCTGGGTTTCGACGTAGTCTGCGGTTTCGTGCTCTTGGAATGACAGCTCCGGGTGTTGGTGCAGATGGCGGCGCCAGGTGATGACTTGTGCGTCGAGGGCGGATTGAGTGTCGGTGGTACTGGTCATGTTGATCCTCGGTTGATCAGGCGGGCCTGCCGTTGGGTTGGTGTGATGGTCCGTGCCGTTGCCTGGCTGGCGAGCGGCACCAGGATGCAATCTTGGGACACCCTGGCGCCGCTCGGGGTTGGGGGTATGGGCGGGCGCCTGCTGGTTATCGTTTCTGGACGTTGCTGAGTTTGAGGATGAACGGCGAGATGGGATCGAGCGTGAATCCCTGCACGTTTTTGTTGTATGCGACGACCTGCTGGGCGTGATTGACGAACAACCAGGGGGCGTCCTCGTTGATGAGGGCCATGGCCTTCTGGTAGATCACCGCGCGTTTTT
The Deinococcus peraridilitoris DSM 19664 genome window above contains:
- a CDS encoding DUF1440 domain-containing protein — encoded protein: MNSSAVNVLNEAIKGTVAGAAGVWMMDRIGWYMYLREDERALQQELEARPNGMDPAHNIANRVANALGKQLVPPQPNPWGVTAHFALGILPAALYGVLRHRFRELSKAQGFLYGLSLFAMNDELVNPLLKLSGGPRAYPWQAHARGLVEHIVLGMVTDAVLRVMDRELHPPRPQDLTQTVGARSAARS
- a CDS encoding winged helix-turn-helix domain-containing protein, with amino-acid sequence MISQDKANRHVAQVVDRSHTWVNDLVRAYNEGGPNAVPTHKRAGEARGGKKAVLDVSGVLELGQALDTEAPPGGGLWTGAKVAAWIAAKTGHRPDQATGWRYLQKLGYSQQTSRPAHPQAASKEEQAAFQKKSSH
- a CDS encoding IS630 family transposase, whose protein sequence is MRLCFQDEARFGLKPTSRRLWAKKGQRPTAPSTVKYQWTYLYAVVEPALGRVFWFVLPKVDTCVMSVFLRAYAASLPEKVIALLVLDGAGWHSTRKLKVPDNIVLAVLPPYSPELNPAERLWTLVREATHHQTFTDLDALEQRLCTRCVELDAQPQVISSATAYLGYYPESS
- the rpmJ gene encoding 50S ribosomal protein L36 — encoded protein: MKVRSSVKPICDKCSIVRRHGRVLVICENVKHKQRQG
- a CDS encoding DsrE family protein — translated: MTAPLKIALVIFEDIKRDSARVYRALVTAEELIESGDDVTVVFDGSGTESLAAVLDSESRLHTLFERVRPQVRGACKLCARSHGVLDTITEAGIPALSEYKQHASLAALVREGYTVLTF
- a CDS encoding SDR family NAD(P)-dependent oxidoreductase; this encodes MNLQERSILITGASGGIGATLAEHFAREGTRLTLVARRADALQATVDRVIREGAQATGVIGDITDPAVQERAVRQAVDTFGRLDMLVNNAGNVRAGRLENLTPEDILAMINLNLTAPILLTRVALPALRGDGGGAVVNISSGFGLVGGPFYQVYAATKAGIARFGEALRRELQGEGVSVHTVFPGATRTAMMESNAAGPELGFHYQTADEVARIVIDGLKADQTDIITAPEERRAFFRKNIEQPEQVDAFYASIKDRLEVAVKDHSSL
- a CDS encoding carbon-nitrogen hydrolase family protein yields the protein MSVTVAVVQAEVAPDLERGLELTAELCHQAAAKGAQLIAFPETWLPGYPAWLDIARDVALWDHLPVKEAFAQMMENSVALPGPAVDRLRDAARSARATLVVGMIERVSTGRGHGTLYNTILTIGPEGKVLNHHRKLVPTYTERLVWGPGDADGLRVVDTPVGRVGSLVCWEHWMPLARQALHEQAEDIHVATWPTVKEMHHIASRHYAFEGRCFVLAAGSLMRASALPPGLELLPELQANMDTLVMRGGSAIIGPDGAYVVEPLYDEPGILVAELDLRRNLQERMTLDVTGHYHRPEYLNLDIRASGRRTADPEME
- a CDS encoding sulfite exporter TauE/SafE family protein, translated to MADSVPLAVIVLTFLFAGFVKGVVGFGLPSVALAVLTAVIGLHPAMALLLMPSLMTNLWQACQGGHFRKILRRVWPFLLVATLTVWVGAQALRRVDVWVLSALLGVLLVAYALVGLRGPRIRIRPAWEMWAGPLLGAVNGVLTGLTGSFVFPGVLYLQAIGLPRDSLVQAMGLLFTTSTIGLTLALGSQELLTAQLGLLSAAGVVPAVVGMMLGQKVRHRIAEGHFRQVFLMALLLLGLYIVFTSF
- a CDS encoding IS630 family transposase — encoded protein: MNEITGLKLHDLVCFDESGFHTGMSRVYARAPRNQRAFARVPRNTGKNLTLLCAMSSRGSQAELVIEGAVNAAVFESYVDQVLCPTLQSGQTVLMDNLSSHQGAKVRALIEARGCQLVYFPPYSPDFNPIEMLFSKLKALLRKAAARTTETVIEALGFALRAVTPNDILGWFHHALPLSSL
- a CDS encoding IS630 transposase-related protein, with the translated sequence MRAYSLDLRERVVAAYQDTPVIAQVARTFRLSESAVRSYVRAHAAGQPLAPVRHKGRVRILGEASHAVLRAQVEQYPDATLAKHVEYYFEQHGVRVSIKTMDRMFERLSITRKKDRPRH
- a CDS encoding M20 family metallopeptidase, which translates into the protein MTSTTDTQSALDAQVITWRRHLHQHPELSFQEHETADYVETQLREMNGLIITRPTPTSILAVLQGQAGPGRTVLLRADMDALPIQEETEYDFASQNDGVMHACGHDGHTAMLLGAAKVLSEQSRALHGEVRFIFQHAEELFPGGAQQVVDAGVMDGVDVAVGAHLFSPIPVGLVALKSGPLMAAPDTFELTVIGKGGHGAMPHETVDPIVIAAHIVTALQTIVSRQRDPLEPAVVSVTTFQSGTAHNIIPNSAVLTGTVRTFDASLREQIPRLMERLVQGLTDGFGASYQLNYTFGYRATVNDPEVTDVLRSVVRDTLGPDALIEAQPTMGGEDFSAYQTKAPGTFIFIGARNEQAGISAPHHHPKFAIDEQALSHGVKVLVEAALRLSQQTSGPS